From Anopheles arabiensis isolate DONGOLA chromosome 3, AaraD3, whole genome shotgun sequence, a single genomic window includes:
- the LOC120903940 gene encoding uncharacterized protein LOC120903940 translates to MTKRNAWSRAETAELLDIIRTSCVSFLDGTINNRKGQMYRQIEYEMQRRGGTGANRDARQIEHKWKNLKFGYERYKSELEQHAANDSKSWLSTLKPCEFYTELEELFSVVEQRTATAVVSGSPEVETIVGIEGVTYYDEEFVTEEGQELAVDDDTVVIEEIVYDSQDAIEFEEPVAGPSTSKASSAPLQPAQPAAPKRKKLTAENMDGLLLRICEMQKQHNDTFNRNQMEYIENEFETFREREREHLLQLKLDLEVLKQKFLARIQKIAIGEGGANEAVEETVVGHEAKRRRVGTGAGRRK, encoded by the exons ATGACGAAACGCAACGCCTGGTCACGGGCGGAAACGGCCGAGCTGCTCGACATCATACGGACGAGCTGCGTGTCCTTCCTGGACGGTACCATCAACAACCGGAAGGGCCAGATGTACCGCCAGATCGAGTACGAGATGCAACGGCGCGGCGGCACCGGAGCGAATCGGGACGCCCGCCAGATCGAGCACAAGTGGAAGAACCTCAAGTTTGGCTACGAGCGGTACAAGAGCGAGCTGGAGCAGCACGCAGCGAACGACAGCAAATCCTGGCTGTCCACCCTGAAGCCGTGCGAGTTTTACACGGAGCTGGAGGAGCTGTTCAGTGTGGTGGAGCAGCGGACCGCCACCGCGGTCGTCAGCGGCAGCCCGGAGGTGGAAACGATCGTCGGAATCGAAGGTGTTACGTACTATG atGAAGAATTTGTCACCGAGGAAGGGCAGGAACTGGCGGTGGATGATGACACGGTCGTGATTGAGGAGATTGTGTACGATTCGCAGGATGCGATCGAGTTTG AAGAACCCGTCGCCGGTCCGAGCACCTCGAAAGCCTCGTCTGCCCCGCTACAGCCAGCCCAGCCGGCCGCCCCGAAGCGCAAAAAGCTGACGGCGGAAAACATGGACGGCCTGCTGTTGCGGATTTGCGAAATGCAGAAGCAGCACAACGACACGTTCAACCGCAACCAGATGGAGTACATCGAGAACGAGTTCGAAACGTTCCGCGAGCGCGAGCGGGAACATCTGCTCCAGCTGAAGCTCGATCTGGAGGTGTTGAAGCAAAAGTTTCTCGCCCGAATACAGAAGATTGCCATCGGTGAGGGTGGGGCGAACGAGGCGGTGGAAGAGACGGTGGTGGGGCACGAAGCGAAACGGCGCCGCGTTGGGACCGGTGCTGGCAGGCGGAAGTAG